In a single window of the Drosophila albomicans strain 15112-1751.03 chromosome 3, ASM965048v2, whole genome shotgun sequence genome:
- the LOC117572276 gene encoding uncharacterized protein LOC117572276, translated as MKTCFVTLTLCACLAWAAADVSHLPSSSYLPPPKPEQVEHMTIEQHELRELPEQVDYMHENEEGVMELAPSSQLTPPAMPEGEQMLSGRYLPPPEPTMPEQELAPMPAARYLPPAPVPVAMQEAEQQRVEPEPEQEQPMQQLPEMMPTLSMEFVPPVEPQPQAAPAMQYLPPVQQPQYTYQQYQEQLQQQQQLQQEQAQDMPYILDVQQPTAPSDAESAAYEPEPAHELRSDGYHYKQASEEQRLRH; from the exons ATG AAAACCTGCTTTGTGACATTGACGCTTTGCGCCTGCCTCGCTTGGGCTGCTGCGGATGTTTCGCACCTGCCCAGCAGCAGCTATTTGCCGCCTCCAAAGCCCGAGCAGGTGGAGCACATGACCATCGAACAGCACGAACTGCGCGAGTTGCCCGAGCAGGTGGATTACATGCACGAGAACGAGGAGGGCGTCATGGAATTGGCACCCAGCAGCCAACTCACTCCTCCCGCTATGCCCGAAGGTGAGCAGATGCTTAGCGGACGCTATCTGCCGCCTCCAGAGCCTACAATGCCTGAGCAGGAACTGGCTCCCATGCCCGCAGCTCGCTACTTGCCTCCCGCTCCCGTTCCAGTTGCCATGCAGGAAGCGGAGCAACAGCGTGTGGAACCCGAACCAGAGCAAGAGCAGCCCATGCAGCAGTTGCCCGAGATGATGCCCACACTCAGCATGGAATTCGTGCCACCAGTTGAACCTCAGCCACAGGCTGCCCCTGCCATGCAGTATCTGCCTCCCGTGCAGCAGCCACAATACACCTATCAGCAGTACcaggagcaactgcagcagcagcagcaactgcagcaggaACAGGCACAGGACATGCCCTACATCCTGGATGTGCAGCAGCCCACAGCTCCCTCTGATGCCGAGTCGGCGGCCTACGAACCAGAGCCAGCTCATGAGCTGCGCAGCGATGGATACCACTACAAGCAGGCCAGCGAGGAGCAGCGTCTGAGGCATTAA